One Microbacterium esteraromaticum genomic window carries:
- a CDS encoding bifunctional allantoicase/(S)-ureidoglycine aminohydrolase, with product MMSYYTPTGGLPGQTELLTDRAIVKLAYTVIPKGVLRDIVTSSLPGFSNTRAWIIAKPTPSSAETFSQLIVEISPGGEAAKPEPEAGVEGVVFVTTGQLTLTLEGETHVLEEGGYAFLAPGANWSLKNEGDEITSFHWIRKAYEWLEGVDAPASFVTRDQDIEPTPMVGTDAWLTTRFADSNDMAHDMQVNIVTFKPGGSIPFAETHVMEHGLFVLEGKAVYHLNGDWVEVEAGDYMLLRAFCPQACYAGGPGDFRYLLYKDMNRQIKLT from the coding sequence CTGATGTCGTACTACACCCCCACCGGCGGACTGCCGGGGCAGACCGAGCTGCTCACCGACCGCGCGATCGTCAAGCTCGCCTACACGGTGATCCCCAAGGGCGTGCTGCGTGACATCGTCACGAGCAGCCTGCCCGGATTCAGCAACACCCGCGCGTGGATCATCGCCAAGCCCACCCCGAGCTCGGCCGAGACCTTCTCGCAGCTGATCGTCGAGATCTCCCCTGGTGGCGAGGCGGCCAAGCCCGAGCCCGAGGCCGGCGTCGAGGGCGTCGTCTTCGTCACCACCGGACAGCTCACGCTGACCCTCGAAGGCGAGACCCACGTGCTCGAGGAGGGCGGATACGCGTTCCTCGCGCCTGGCGCGAACTGGTCGCTCAAGAACGAGGGCGACGAGATCACCAGCTTCCACTGGATCCGCAAGGCGTACGAGTGGCTCGAGGGCGTCGACGCACCTGCGTCGTTCGTGACCCGCGACCAGGACATCGAGCCGACGCCGATGGTGGGCACCGACGCGTGGCTCACCACGCGCTTCGCCGACTCGAACGACATGGCGCACGACATGCAGGTGAACATCGTCACCTTCAAGCCGGGCGGCTCGATCCCGTTCGCCGAGACGCACGTCATGGAGCACGGCCTGTTCGTTCTCGAGGGCAAGGCCGTCTACCACCTCAACGGCGACTGGGTCGAGGTCGAGGCGGGCGACTACATGCTGCTTCGCGCGTTCTGCCCGCAGGCCTGCTACGCCGGCGGCCCCGGCGACTTCCGGTATCTGCTGTACAAGGACATGAACCGTCAGATCAAGCTGACCTGA